GCCCGGCTTCTCCCCGTTCGGCTCGGAGTCCTCGACGTCACCGGGGTTGCTGCCGGCCTTGACGATCGTGAACGGGTAGATGTCGCCGTTGTCGTAGCACGTGTACGTGTCGTCGTCGGCGCCGTTGTCGTAGCTGCCGGCGGCGATTGCGAGGCCGTCGCCCGCGGGGGCGCCCTTGTCGATCTTCACGCGGAGGTCGATCGTGACCTTCTTGCCGGCATCGAGCGGGAACTCGCCGAAGAAGAAGCCGTTGTTGAACGGGGCGTCAGCGAAGTCGTTGACCCACGTGCCGGACTCGGGGTCCTTGTACTCGAAGTGCGCGTACTTCGCGACGAGCTTGTCGTCGGGGTTCTCCAGACCCTTCGCGTACGTCGCGGCGGAGAAGACCAGCAGGCTCTCGATGTCGGTCTTGCCGGTGTTCTTCACGTTGAACGTGAACTTCTTCCAGCCACTGCCCGCGACGATCTTGTTCGGGAAGCCGCCGAGGGAGACCTTGACGGACCCCTTTTCGCACTCGAAGTCCGGGTCCTCCTCGTCCTCGCCCGGCTCGCTGGCCGGCGCGCTCGGCGTCGTCGCCGGGCTGCTCGAGCTGCTCGCCGGGGCGCTCGGCGTCGTCGCCGGGCTGCTCGACGTGCTCGTCTCAGTGCTCGACGTCGTGGCCGGGCTGCTCGGGGTCTCCGGGGCGCTCGGGCTCTGCGAGGTGGAGGGCGCGGCCGGTTCCGAAGCGGTCGGCGTCGGCGTCGGCGACTCGGTCGCGAACGCGGCCGGCGCCGCCAGGAACGTGGCGGGTGCGATAACGGCAGTCGCGGCAGCGAGAGCCATAGCGCGGCGAAGCTTCATGAAGACCTCAGTGAAGTCCGGCGTACCGCATCGCTGCAGCACGGAGCTGAAGGGCCTTCCGAGATGGGGGTACACGGGTGAGGCCGTTGATACGCATGCATGACCTGTGAATGGCCGGAATGGTTGCCCCCGGATTCACAGAAACTTTATGTGGCGCCCGTCACATGCGACCGTCACATGCAACCTTCTTCGCCCCGCCATGGTCGAACTCCTGCCGCCGTACCGCGGCAACTCGGCTCCCACCCACGAAAGTCGTGATGAGACGCATTGGCTTCGCTGCCTTCGCCGTCGGCCTGCTGGCCGCCGGTCTGGCCGCCCCCGCGGCGCACGCCGCCGACCTCCAGTTCACGCTCAGCGGACCCGCCGAGGTCGGTCTGCGTCCGTACCCCGCGAGCGGTGCGCCGAAGAAGTCCACGGTCGATGTCACCGTGAACAACCCGTCCCAGGACGAGGAACGCGGCCGCTTCGAGGGCGAGTACACCGTCAGCTTCGACTTCAGCGGCCTCGCCGGGATCGCCGATGTCCGCTTCGGCGAGACCGGCGGCTCGGACTGCACGATCACCGGGACCACCGGCATCTGCACCGACTACGGGATCCGGCCCGGGCTCAACGGCGTCGCCGAGCTCGAGGTCTCCGCCGCCAAGGGCAGCAAACTCGGTGCGACCGGCGACATCAAGGTGACGGGCACGGCCGAGGGCGCGACCTTCACGTCCCACGTCACCAAGGTGACTGTCGGCGGGCCCGACTTGGTGATGAAGCGGCTGCCACTGAAAGCGGACCTGACGCCGGGCGAGGTGCAGCCGGCGCCGTTGTCCTTCGCCAACACAGGCACCTCGGCCGCCGACGGCATCTTGCTCACGGTGATCTACTCGCGGGGCATGGAACTGACCCAGCGGTACTCCAACTGCGAGTACAGCGAGGGCGGCGAGCCGTTCGTCGGCTCCTGGACCACCGCGCTCTGCACGTTCGAGGGCAGTTACGAGGCGGGCGCCGTCTACGAGCTCGACAAGCCGCTCGGAATCAGGGCCACCGAGCGCGCCTACTTCGACAGCTTCATCTACCGCGTCAACGAGGACAGCCCGCAGGAGCGCACGGCCCAGCGCGGGGGCCGTACCTACACGCCGGGCAGCGGCCCGGCGCTGACCGTTACGAAGAAGCCGGTCTCCGCCCGTTCCGCGGACCTCGACCCCTCTGACAACCAGCAGGAGTTCGACTTCCGTACGAAGAACACCGCGGACTTCGTCGCGTACGGCGCCGAGAGGATCGGCGCGGTGGGCGAGACGGTCGACGCGCTGATCGGCTTCCGCAACAGCGGCCCGGCCTGGATCGGCTACATCCGCTCCGGCGAGTCCGTCGCCACGGTCGACTTCCGGGTGCCCGAGGGCGCCAAGGTCACCAAGAAGCCGGCGGGCTGCCAGGCTCTGACGACCGGCGGCCGCCCGAGTGGGCTGGAGCTCGGCGCTCCGCGCTACTCCTGCGACACCCGGGCGAGCGTCCTGGACGGTGCCGACTTCGCGCTGCCCTTCGAGCTGAAGATCGAGAAGGCCGTCGCGAACGCGACCGGCACGGTCACCGTGCGGAACGTCCAGGGGACCGATCCCGTGCTGCCCTTCGACCCGAAGACGGCCAACAACACGGCGAAGTTCGTCCTCAACCCCACGGACTCCGGCTCCGACGCGGGCGGCACGTCCGGCGGCGAGGACCCGACCGGCGGCACCGAGCCGCCCGTGGACGACGAGGAGCAGACGACCGGCGGCACCTCGGAAGGCCCGGCCACGGCGGGCGGCTCCACCGGCGGCTCCTCCGGCGGGGACTCCGCCCAGGGTGGCCTGGCCGCCACCGGCTCCGGCGCCCTGCTGACCGCTGCGGCAGCCGCAGCGGCCCTCGCGGCGGGCGGCACGCTCTACTTGGCGGCCCGACGCCGGACAACACGCGGCTGAAGCAAGAGCTGACCGGCAAAGCTAAGGGCCCCACGGACTCGTCCGCGGGGCCCTTAGTGGTCAGCACCGGCGTCAGGGCAGCGGCGCCGGTGCCGAGGCCGCGGCGCTGGGGGGTAGCGCCGCGTGGGAAGGGTCGCCGACCCGGCGCACAAGCGGCGCACGAGTGGTATCGACCTTTGGCAATATGGTGGCGCAGAGCGGGGGAGCGCCTTTTCTGCATCGTGCTGGATGGGCCGCGGCCTGCGCAACCGTTTCGACCGGATGCGGTCGGTCCCGAGCGTCCCCGGAACCGACCGCCCTTGGGGTGACCGGGCTGCTGTCCCCTGCCGACCGGTCACACGCGCCGGAGCGAGGTCCCACGACGTACCTGCGATACGTCACACGCCCCAGCGGAGCCACGCGTGGTTTCCTTCAGCCGCCCCTGGCTGGCACGGACATCGGTACCAACGAAGCCCCGGCGCATGCGGTCACGCGCCGGACGGGTGAGGATGCGCCCGAACTCAGGTCCGTGTGCCGGGGTGTCCGGGGCTCAGATCCGGCCCCGGCAGAGCTCCAGAAGCGTCATCGCGAGCGCGGTACCCGGCCTGCCGAGCGCGTCACGGAAATGGCCGAGAACCTCCATCTCGCGCGCCAGGTTCACGCGGCGTCCGCCGGAGGAGATGCGGGCTTCCTGGATGACGGCCGAGACGGCCATCCGTTCCTGGATCAGCCCGATGATCCGGTCGTCGAGCGCGTCGATGCGGCTGCGGGCATCGCCGATGAGGGAAGCGGCCTCGTCGGTACGGGCGCCGGTGTCGGTCACGGTCATGCGGGGCTCCTTGTCGGGGGCGGCGCCCCGGAGCGGCAAGGCCCGGAAATGACAGAACGCCCCGGGCCTTGTCGGCCCGGGGCGCCTGGGAAGTCGCTTGTCAGTGGCTCAAGCAGCACGACCATGGCAGCCGGACGGGCCGGTGCCATAGGTAAAGAGGAAGCTCAGCTGCTTGGACATGCGGCGATTATGGCCTGCCGCGCGGAGCGGGGCCAAGCGGGTTCGGATGGTGAGACAAGGACGGGGGCGCGAGCCCCGTTAGAATCGACAAAACCAGCCCCCTTTTCCGCCGGAAGGCCGCCCTCGTGCCAGCAGCACCCTCCGCCGCCCCCGACGTCGTACTTGTTGTCGACTTCGGCGCGCAGTACGCACAGCTCATCGCCCGCCGCGTCCGTGAGGCCCGGGTCTACAGCGAGATCGTCCCGTCCACGATGCCCGTGGCCGAGATGCTGGCCAAGAACCCGAAGGCGATCATCCTCTCCGGCGGCCCCTCCTCCGTGTACGCGAAAAGCGCGCCGCGGCTCGACCGGGCGATCTTCGAGGCCGGGGTCCCGGTCTTCGGTATGTGCTATGGCTTCCAGCTGATGGCGACGACGCTCGGCGGGACCGTCGACAACACGGGAGCGCGTGAGTACGGCCGTACTCCGCTGCATGTCTCCAAGACCGGCTCGACCCTCTTCGAGGGCACCCCGGCCGAGCAGCCGGTGTGGATGTCCCACGGCGACGCCTGCTCCGCCGCCCCCGAGGGCTTCACCGTCACCGCGTCCACGGACGTCGTGCCGGTCGCGGCCTTCGAGAACGACGAGAAGAAGCTGTACGGCGTCCAGCACCACCCCGAGGTGATGCACTCCACGTACGGCCAGCAGGTCCTGGAGCACTTCCTCTACCGGGGCGCCGGCATCGAGCCGACCTGGACCACCGGCAATGTCATCGAGGAGCAGGTCGCGGCGATCCGCGCGCAGGTCGGCGCCAAGCGCGCGATCTGCGGTCTGTCGGGCGGTGTGGACTCCGCGGTCGCCGCCGCCCTGGTGCAGAAGGCCATCGGATCCCAGCTGACCTGCGTGTACGTCGACCACGGCCTGATGCGCAAGGGCGAGACCGAGCAGGTCGAGAAGGACTTCGTCGCGGCGACCGGCGTTCAGCTGAAGGTCGTCGACGCACAGGAGCGGTTCCTGAACGCGCTCGCCGGGGTCTCCGACCCCGAGGAGAAGCGGAAGATCATCGGCCGTGAGTTCATCCGGGTCTTCGAGCAGGCGCAGGCCGAGATCATCGCCGAGGCCGAGCATGGCGAGGACGTCGCGTTCCTCGTGCAGGGCACGCTCTACCCGGACGTGGTCGAGTCCGGCGGCGGTACCGGCACGGCGAACATCAAGTCGCACCACAATGTCGGCGGCCTCCCCGAGGACCTCGAGTTCGAGCTCGTCGAGCCGCTGCGCCAGCTGTTCAAGGACGAGGTCCGGATGGTCGGCCAGGAGCTCGGCCTGCCGGACGAGATCGTCCAGCGCCAGCCGTTCCCGGGCCCGGGCCTCGGTATCCGTATCGTCGGCGAGGTCACGCGCGAGCGCCTCGACCTGCTGCGCGAGGCGGACGCGATCGCCCGCGAGGAGCTCACGGTGGCCGGCCTGGACCGCGACATCTGGCAGTGCCCGGTGGTGCTGCTGGCGGACGTCCGCAGCGTCGGCGTGCAGGGTGACGGCCGTACGTACGGGCACCCGATCGTCCTCCGTCCCGTCTCGTCCGAGGACGCGATGACGGCGGACTGGACGCGGATGCCGTACGAGGTGCTGGCGAAGATCTCGACGCGGATCACGAACGAGGTCGCGGATGTGAACCGCGTGGTGCTCGATGTGACGAGCAAGCCGCCGGGCACCATCGAGTGGGAGTGACCCACCTGGATCGACCGACGCCGCCGCTCACCCTGTGTGGGCGGCGGCGTCGCCGTATCCAGGGCAGCCACGGCGGCTACGACGGTTCCAGCTCGAAGTCGTCGAAGTGGAAGCCCGGCGCGACGATGCAGGTGACCAGGACCGGTTCGCCGCCCGCGGGGTCCGCGGCCTGCCAGGTGCCCGCCGGGACCAGGAGCTGGGGCTGCTCGCCCGACTCGACGGATGGGCCCAGGGTCAGCGTCCTCGGCTCGGCGGGCTGCTCGCCGGTCCCGCCCAGGTGCAGATTGAGCGGGCCGCCGCGGTGCCAGAGCCAGAGCTCGTCGGAGCGTACGCGGTGCCAGCGCGAGCGCTCGCCGGGGTGGAGCAGGAAGTAGATACCGGTCGCGTACGCCCGCGGGCCGCCGTAGCCGGGTGGATTCGTCGAGCCAGCCGTCTTCCAGGTCTCCCGGTACCAGCCGCCCTCGACATGCGGTTCGAGGCCGAGGAGCGGGACCAGCGGGGATGTCGTGTCGGTCATGAGCGCATTCTCGTGCAGGGCGCGTGAAGTCTCTGTTCAGTTCAGGTACCCGGAGGTAGCTTCCAGCCATGACTGAGACGCCTGCGCCCATCCCCGTCGAGCAGCTGCGATTCGCCATGCCGCCCGTGCACGATTCCGTGGTGGACGAGCGGGCGTACCGGAAGGAGCGGCTCGCCGGGGCGCTGCGGCTCTTCGGGCGTTTCGGGTACGAGGACGGGGTGTCCGGTCATATCACCGCGCGGGATCCGGAGTTCACCGACTGCTTCTGGGTGAACCCCTTCGGAGTGCCGTTCGCGCATGTCACGGCCGGTGACCTGATCCTCGTCAACGGGGCGGGGCAGGTCGTCGTGGGGCGGTACCACGTCAACCAGGCCGCGTTCACCGTGCACGCCCAGGTGCACCTGGCCCGGCCCGATGTCGTCGCCGTCGCGCACAGCCACTCCGTGCACGGGCGGGCCCTGTCCGCGCTCGGCGAGCTGATCGAGCCGATCACGCAGGAAGCCTGCGGCTTCTACGAGGACCATGCCCTGGTCGACCGGTACACCGGCGTGATCGTCGACGAGGAGGAGGGGCGGCGGATCGCGGGTGCACTCGGCGCGTACAAGGCTGTCATCCTGCGCAACCACGGGCTGCTGACCGTCGGCGACTCGGTCGACGCGGCGGCCTGGTGGTTCATCTCCATGGAGCGCTGCGCCCAGGTGCAGCTCGCGGCGCGGGCGGCGGGCAAGCCCGTGCTGATCGAGCACCGGGACGCGGTCGCCACCCGCGAGCAGCTCGGCAGTGACCTGGTCGCCTGGATCAACTATCAGCCCCTGTGGGGGCAGATCAGCCGCGCCGAGCCTGACCTCCTGCACTAGAGGTGGTCAACAAGGCGGCGGCACATTCACCCCCTGTAGCCTCGGGCGCCGGAGCATGCGCCCCTTCCGTACGGCACAATTCCCAAGAATCACACGGAAGTTCACTCGAGGCAGGGCTTGGAAGGCGGCGTCGGTCGTGGCGGTGCAAGAAGCGGGACAGTGCGACGACTGTACGCACGGCGCGCGCGAAGGGCATCGGCGGGCAGTGGCAGCCTTCCTCGCCAAGCGGGACGAACTGGCCACCGGGCAGGGACTGCCGGTCGCCCTCTCACACTCGCCGAGTGCCTCACGCCAGTGGGTGTCGGACGAGCTGACCCAGTCGGCGCGCACGGTCGCCGACCGCAGCCGCGAGGCGGGCGATGCGTGGCTCCAACTGGTCTGGCGCCGCTCGCTGCTGGCCGTGTGGGCCGGCGTCGCCGCGCTGGTGCTCGGGCAGGGGCTGACCGCGATCGGAGCGGGCTGGACCGACGCGCGTACGGCCGGGCTGATCGCCGCCGTCACCGTCGGCGGGCTGCTGACCGGCGCGGCCCGCGCGCACCGTTCGCGCGGCGGCCTCCTCGCGCCGCTGATCGGCGAGGACAACCGGCTCTCCACCTCGCGCGCCGTCGCCTCCGCATGGGTGCTGCTCGTCGTCTTCGCGGTGCTGGTGCTGGCCCTCCAGCTGGCGCTGGCCTCGTCCACCGCCGACCGGGACACCCTGATCGAGGGGCTCGATCTCGCCCGGGGCATGGGCATACTGTCCGTCCTCGCGCTCGTGTGCGTGATCGCCGTCGCCGTACGCCACGTGGTCGCCGTACGCATCATCGGCCGGCGGCTGCAGAAGGTACGGGCCGACCGCCCGCGCTGCGCCGATCTGCTCTGCGACGACGCCGGGCGCGGCAACTTCGCGGATGCCCAGTACGCGCTGATGAGCGCCGTCGCGGTGGTCTTCGCGCTGGTACGGCTCGCCCGCCGGCCCGAACAGCTGCCCGATCTGCCGTGGGGGCTCGCGCTGCTCGTCGCGGTCTCGGCGGCGACGTACTTCGCCGGGAAGTTCGCCGAGGGCAGCCGGCCGGTCGTCCTCTCCGTCGTCCGGGCCCGCGAGGCCGGGGACCTGGACGCTCCCATCCGTACCGGCGACGACATCGAGATCCGCGGCGTCGGCTTCGTACCACCCGGCGCGGGTGCCCCCGACCGGCTCGCCCGGATGGTCGTGCGCATCGGCCCGGTGCATGTTCATGTCCCGCTGATCCCGGTGCCCGGCGGCTTCGCCAACCCCACGGACTCGGTGCTCACCGTGCCGGTCCCGGCGGAGGTCGAGCCGGGACGGGTGGACGTCCAGGTGGTGACGGCATCGGGGGCGGAGAGCAACCGCTGCGCCATCGAAGTGACGGACTGACCGCCGGTCAGGCTGTTGTCACAGTGTGAGCCGCATGGCTGGTGAGCCGTGCGGCTTCGTCGTACGTATGGTCAGTTGACGGGTCAACCGAAGGCGGGACCAAGGATGACACACACATATCGGACGGCATCGGCCTACGGATCGGTCGACGGCGGCGGCGGACGCGGCGGCTGGAGGGAGCGGGCCGGTCACTTCGCCCTCCTGCCGCTGCGGATCTTCCTCGGCGTGACCTTTATCTATGCGGGGATCGACAAGCTCACGGACAGCCAGTTCATGGCCGCGAGCGGACCCGGTTCCATCGGCGATCTCATGCGCAGTGTCCGCGACACCTCAGCCGTGCCCGCACTTGTCGATCTCGCGCTCAAGAGCCCCGAGGGCTTCGGCTACGCCATCGGCATCGGTGAGCTCGCCGTCGGCATCGGCACCCTCGTCGGGCTGCTGGCCCGGCTGGCCGCGCTCGGCGGGGCGCTCATCTCGCTGAGCCTGTGGCTGACCGTGAGCTGGCAGACCGAGCCGTACTACTACGGCAACGACTTGGCCTACCTCATGGCCTGGCTGCCGCTCGTGCTCGCCGGGGCTTCGTACCTCTCGCTCGACGCCCTTCTGGCGGAACGGCGGCGACGGATGCGGTAGTGAATCAGGCTCACCAGACCGGCCAGGAACAGACCGCCGAAGACGACCGGGAAGACCACGAACCAGGGGGTCTGCCAGCTGCCGGCCGCATCGCCCGCGTACAACAGGGCGGCGGCCAGCACGGCGAGACCCGCGATCAGCTTGCCCGGCCGGAAGCCATGCCGGAATTCACGACGTGGCACGGGTGACCTCCACTTGTCCGATGCCCACTTCGAGGCGTAGTTCCAGGGTGCCCGACGGCTTCGCGCCGGCGGGCGGGGACAGCGTCTGCTGCCGCTCCTGGCCGGGGGCGACGTCGATGTCGTTCGCCGCGTCGCCGGGGAGGCGGATGTCGCCGAGGCCCGCCTCGGCACGCAGCTTCACCGTCGCGTTCTTCGGTACGACGACCTTGAGCTGACCCGCGGCGACCTCGGCCCTCGTCGACACTGATTGCCCCGCCGGGACGGCGACGGCCGAGAGGTTGAGGGTCGCGATGCCCGAGCCGAGTTCGTACTGCGGCTGGACGGCGGCGACCGACGCCGGCTTCCACTCCTTGCGCATCCAGTCGGTGGTGATGTCCTTGGGCAGCGCGGCGGCGCCCGCCAGCAGCACCGCCGTGATCATCGTCAGCATGATCGTGCCGAAGCCGGTGCGGCCGACCACCGAGCTGACCAGCAGACCGAGCCCGAACACCGCCAGCGCGCAGACGAGCCCGAGCTGCAGGCTCGTGCCCATCGGATTGCTGTCCCAGCTGAGCCAGGTGCCGAGACCGCCCGCGATCAGCGCGTTCAGGAAGATGGTGCCGCCGATTCCGCGCGGGCCGTGGACGCGGGCGGGAGTGGCGGTACGGCTCGGGGCCGGCGCGGCCGCCTCCGCCGCCGCGCCCTCCGGACCCCACAGATAGCCGGTCGGTACCGGGCCCGTCGTGCCGTCCTTGATGATCGGGTCCCGCCACCACGACGGGCTGTCGGGCACGGGCGGCGCCTTCGTCTCGGGCGGGGCCTCGGACACCGCGTGCGCGGTCGCCGCATCGAGCGGTGCGCCGGCGGGTGCGGCCAGACGGCGGCGCTGCGACCAGACGGCGGCGCCGCCGACCGCGAGCGAGAGCAGTGCGGCGAAGGCGAGCGTCCCGCCGTTGCTCAGCATGGACAGGAACAGTCCGCAGCCGATGAGCGCGAGAAGCACGGCGGTCAGTTGCGCGCCCTCGACGCGGCCGGACAGCAGCCGGCGTCCTTCGTTCTCCTCCTCGTCCTCGGACGGGATCAGCAGCCAGGCGAAGCCGTAGAAGATCAGGCCGATGCCGCCGGTCACCGAGAGCACACCGATCACGATCCGGAATATC
The Streptomyces lunaelactis genome window above contains:
- a CDS encoding chorismate mutase, whose protein sequence is MTVTDTGARTDEAASLIGDARSRIDALDDRIIGLIQERMAVSAVIQEARISSGGRRVNLAREMEVLGHFRDALGRPGTALAMTLLELCRGRI
- a CDS encoding cupin domain-containing protein, with amino-acid sequence MTDTTSPLVPLLGLEPHVEGGWYRETWKTAGSTNPPGYGGPRAYATGIYFLLHPGERSRWHRVRSDELWLWHRGGPLNLHLGGTGEQPAEPRTLTLGPSVESGEQPQLLVPAGTWQAADPAGGEPVLVTCIVAPGFHFDDFELEPS
- a CDS encoding LPXTG cell wall anchor domain-containing protein, which codes for MKNTGKTDIESLLVFSAATYAKGLENPDDKLVAKYAHFEYKDPESGTWVNDFADAPFNNGFFFGEFPLDAGKKVTIDLRVKIDKGAPAGDGLAIAAGSYDNGADDDTYTCYDNGDIYPFTIVKAGSNPGDVEDSEPNGEKPGNDVKPQGDAKAIPVTGNLAETGSSSILPTVGIAGGIAVVAGAGVVFAMKRRRSGDATA
- a CDS encoding PspC domain-containing protein, translating into MTEPTPPYEARHDAPPGPPPGAPSAVRSDAQPDSAQSEAHSETQSEAQAEAQLPLRRASRQKVVAGVCGGLGRYCDIDPVIFRIVIGVLSVTGGIGLIFYGFAWLLIPSEDEEENEGRRLLSGRVEGAQLTAVLLALIGCGLFLSMLSNGGTLAFAALLSLAVGGAAVWSQRRRLAAPAGAPLDAATAHAVSEAPPETKAPPVPDSPSWWRDPIIKDGTTGPVPTGYLWGPEGAAAEAAAPAPSRTATPARVHGPRGIGGTIFLNALIAGGLGTWLSWDSNPMGTSLQLGLVCALAVFGLGLLVSSVVGRTGFGTIMLTMITAVLLAGAAALPKDITTDWMRKEWKPASVAAVQPQYELGSGIATLNLSAVAVPAGQSVSTRAEVAAGQLKVVVPKNATVKLRAEAGLGDIRLPGDAANDIDVAPGQERQQTLSPPAGAKPSGTLELRLEVGIGQVEVTRATS
- a CDS encoding DoxX family protein, yielding MTHTYRTASAYGSVDGGGGRGGWRERAGHFALLPLRIFLGVTFIYAGIDKLTDSQFMAASGPGSIGDLMRSVRDTSAVPALVDLALKSPEGFGYAIGIGELAVGIGTLVGLLARLAALGGALISLSLWLTVSWQTEPYYYGNDLAYLMAWLPLVLAGASYLSLDALLAERRRRMR
- a CDS encoding peptidase: MRRIGFAAFAVGLLAAGLAAPAAHAADLQFTLSGPAEVGLRPYPASGAPKKSTVDVTVNNPSQDEERGRFEGEYTVSFDFSGLAGIADVRFGETGGSDCTITGTTGICTDYGIRPGLNGVAELEVSAAKGSKLGATGDIKVTGTAEGATFTSHVTKVTVGGPDLVMKRLPLKADLTPGEVQPAPLSFANTGTSAADGILLTVIYSRGMELTQRYSNCEYSEGGEPFVGSWTTALCTFEGSYEAGAVYELDKPLGIRATERAYFDSFIYRVNEDSPQERTAQRGGRTYTPGSGPALTVTKKPVSARSADLDPSDNQQEFDFRTKNTADFVAYGAERIGAVGETVDALIGFRNSGPAWIGYIRSGESVATVDFRVPEGAKVTKKPAGCQALTTGGRPSGLELGAPRYSCDTRASVLDGADFALPFELKIEKAVANATGTVTVRNVQGTDPVLPFDPKTANNTAKFVLNPTDSGSDAGGTSGGEDPTGGTEPPVDDEEQTTGGTSEGPATAGGSTGGSSGGDSAQGGLAATGSGALLTAAAAAAALAAGGTLYLAARRRTTRG
- the guaA gene encoding glutamine-hydrolyzing GMP synthase encodes the protein MPAAPSAAPDVVLVVDFGAQYAQLIARRVREARVYSEIVPSTMPVAEMLAKNPKAIILSGGPSSVYAKSAPRLDRAIFEAGVPVFGMCYGFQLMATTLGGTVDNTGAREYGRTPLHVSKTGSTLFEGTPAEQPVWMSHGDACSAAPEGFTVTASTDVVPVAAFENDEKKLYGVQHHPEVMHSTYGQQVLEHFLYRGAGIEPTWTTGNVIEEQVAAIRAQVGAKRAICGLSGGVDSAVAAALVQKAIGSQLTCVYVDHGLMRKGETEQVEKDFVAATGVQLKVVDAQERFLNALAGVSDPEEKRKIIGREFIRVFEQAQAEIIAEAEHGEDVAFLVQGTLYPDVVESGGGTGTANIKSHHNVGGLPEDLEFELVEPLRQLFKDEVRMVGQELGLPDEIVQRQPFPGPGLGIRIVGEVTRERLDLLREADAIAREELTVAGLDRDIWQCPVVLLADVRSVGVQGDGRTYGHPIVLRPVSSEDAMTADWTRMPYEVLAKISTRITNEVADVNRVVLDVTSKPPGTIEWE
- a CDS encoding class II aldolase/adducin family protein, whose protein sequence is MTETPAPIPVEQLRFAMPPVHDSVVDERAYRKERLAGALRLFGRFGYEDGVSGHITARDPEFTDCFWVNPFGVPFAHVTAGDLILVNGAGQVVVGRYHVNQAAFTVHAQVHLARPDVVAVAHSHSVHGRALSALGELIEPITQEACGFYEDHALVDRYTGVIVDEEEGRRIAGALGAYKAVILRNHGLLTVGDSVDAAAWWFISMERCAQVQLAARAAGKPVLIEHRDAVATREQLGSDLVAWINYQPLWGQISRAEPDLLH